From the genome of Acyrthosiphon pisum isolate AL4f unplaced genomic scaffold, pea_aphid_22Mar2018_4r6ur Scaffold_20960;HRSCAF=22641, whole genome shotgun sequence, one region includes:
- the LOC103308957 gene encoding uncharacterized protein LOC103308957 gives MADFEKAAMNAALFVYPNTKIQGCFFHLGQSIWRQIQNIGLSNKYSTDPEFSLNIRKILALAYLPENLVEDSFENILQTEFFKRNEELLSNFIIYFEDTYIGRVNRRG, from the coding sequence ATGGCTGATTTTGAAAAAGCTGCTATGAATGCAGCCCTATTTGTATACCCAAATACTAAGATTCAAGGTTGTTTTTTTCATCTTGGACAGTCAATTTGGCggcaaattcaaaatattgggttaagtaataaatattctaCTGATCCAGAATTTTCCCTTAATATTCGGAAAATACTGGCATTAGCATATTTACCCGAAAATCTTGTTGAAGATAGTTTCGAAAACATTCTTCAAAcagaattttttaaaagaaacgaGGAACTCTTGTCcaactttataatttactttgagGATACATATATTGGTCGCGTTAACAGAAGAGGATGA
- the LOC115034748 gene encoding uncharacterized protein LOC115034748, translated as MSSTSNMWNYFVKVDKPHKGGCCKLCNLILRTSGNTTNLKQHLKRKHASLNTSKNAKCSKSNTIVYTSVEDDEADSLFVQSVVSYYDLTIEICQYMDISYV; from the coding sequence ATGTCTTCGACTTCAAACATGTGGAATTACTTTGTGAAAGTTGATAAGCCTCATAAGGGTGGttgttgtaaattatgtaaTCTTATCTTAAGAACTAGTGGCAATACAACCAACTTAAAGCAGCACCTAAAGCGCAAGCACGCCTCATTAAATACCTCAAAAAATGCTAAATGTTCTAAATCAAACACCATTGTTTACACTTCAGTTGAAGACGATGAAGCCGATTCTCTATTTGTTCAGTCCGTGGTAAGttattatgatttaactatTGAAATATGTCAATACATGGACATttcgtatgtataa
- the LOC100572625 gene encoding zinc finger BED domain-containing protein 1-like codes for MTNALIYMLVKDNMPLSSTEKDGFNYFIKKALPLYKVPSRKTITKLISSKYDVLSGQIKNKLSLVESITLTTDIWTDTINTRSYLGITVHFLSLCKLNLESVVLGVLELDERHTSENIAKWLDSALQEWGIEKRQIFLVVTDNGANIKNAVTVCFGKDKHLPCFAHTINLVVQNALDNTDNIATLINKVKHLITFFKQCVSASDELHKVCAFKLKQSVSTRWNSVYYMLDRFINCSDHVASIIVKFPKGPTMITGSELFIAKEIMHLLKPFEAATKELCAQKYITGSKIIPLMHCLIKKIESVEVNGVVASALKSNLSNNLQTRFVQWLLQNPSMQLKKKNLELRTDSNETSSHNESSSEDDPDSLWAVNKQLVSKKALAEPSLNVNEMPTDLKHYLNQPTVPLTDNVLSFWDIHGHIYPHLKKIVDLYLGMVATSEPSERLFSKAGQVMTDSRNRLTGDNLNKLLFLGSLSVNDWQLE; via the exons ATGACAAATGCATTGATTTATATGTTGGTGAAAGACAACATGCCGCTTTCTTCCACTGAAAAAGATGGTTTCAACTACTTCATCAAAAAAGCTCTGCCATTGTATAAAGTACCATCAAGAAAGACAATAACTAAACTTATTAGTTCCAAGTACGATGTATTATCgggtcaaataaaaaataaattatctttggTGGAAAGTATCACACTTACTACAGACATATGGACAGATACTATCAATACCAGAAGTTATCTTGGTATTACAGTTCATTTTCTAAGtttgtgtaaattaaatttagaaagtGTGGTACTTGGAGTGTTAGAACTTGATGAGCGTCATACATCTGAAAATATTGCCAAGTGGCTGGACAGTGCTCTTCAGGAATGGGGTATTGAAAAACGTCAAATTTTTTTGGTCGTAACTGACAATGGTGCTAATATTAAAAACGCTGTGACAGTGTGTTTTGGTAAGGATAAACATTTGCCATGCTTCGCACATACGATAAATCTTGTAGTACAAAACGCATTGGACAACACTGACAATATTGCTACTTTAATAAATAaggtaaaacatttaattacatttttcaagcAATGTGTATCTGCATCTGATGAGCTGCATAAAGTCTGTGCATTTAAATTAAAGCAATCAGTTTCAACAAGGTGGAATTCTGTGTATTATATGTTAGACAGGTTTATTAATTGTTCTGACCATGTAGCATCTATTATCGTGAAGTTCCCTAAAGGTCCTACCATGATAACTGGTTCTGAGCTGTTTATTGCTAAAGAAATCATGCATCTACTAAAACCTTTCGAAGCTGCTACTAAAGAATTATGTgcccaaaaatatataacaggTAGTAAAATTATCCCATTGATGCAttgcttgataaaaaaaattgaatcagtAGAAGTGAATGGTGTTGTTGCTTCGGCTTTAAAATCGAATTTAAGTAACAATTTACAAACCAGATTTG TGCAGTGGCTTCTTCAAAATCCAtcaatgcaattaaaaaaaaaaaatttagaacttAGAACTGACTCCAATGAAACCAGTTCACATAATGAAAGTTCTTCTGAAGATGACCCTGATAGCTTATGGGCAGTAAATAAACAGTTAGTGTCAAAAAAAGCCTTAGCTGAACCAAGCTTAAATGTCAACGAAATGCCTACAGATCTTAAGCATTACTTAAACCAACCGACAGTGCCATTAACTGataatgttttaagtttttggGATATTCATGGACACATTTAtcctcatttaaaaaaaattgtagatcTTTATTTAGGAATGGTAGCTACTTCTGAACCTTCGGAACGTCTTTTTTCTAAAGCAGGTCAAGTTATGACTGATAGTCGTAATAGGTTAACAGGTGATAACCTTAATAAACTCCTTTTTCTTGGATCACTGTCAGTAAATGATTGGCAATTAGAATaa